The following coding sequences lie in one Homalodisca vitripennis isolate AUS2020 chromosome X, UT_GWSS_2.1, whole genome shotgun sequence genomic window:
- the LOC124368555 gene encoding uncharacterized protein LOC124368555, which produces MALNLDKCVCITFHRTVSPIKFDYSLSGITLSRVTTVKDLGVTITSTLNWDAHVRSACSQAVRKLGLIHRFSQHFTDILSFKTLYCTLVRPHLEYCCVIWSPHQKYLIEDLERVQRRFLRLVGLRLGYGYLEVSTREVASLLQLPALETRRFYHDAIFLFRLVNSTVDCPELLERICFRVPAGTRSQYLFARSSVSSSYLANSTMRRIQLNGNLLPNHMDFFASSFLTFKRNLKTFINLQHTETS; this is translated from the coding sequence ATGGCTCTCAACCTCGATAAGTGTGTCTGTATCACTTTCCACCGAACCGTCTCTCCAATAAAATTTGACTATTCTCTGAGCGGCATAACACTATCAAGAGTTACTACAGTAAAAGATCTTGGAGTGACCATTACATCTACACTCAACTGGGATGCACATGTTCGGTCGGCTTGCAGCCAGGCAGTGCGCAAACTCGGCCTGATACACAGATTTTCACAGCATTTCACTGATATACTCTCTTTCAAGACTCTCTACTGTACCTTGGTGCGCCCACATCTGGAGTACTGCTGTGTGATTTGGTCGCCACATCAGAAATATTTGATTGAGGATCTGGAGAGGGTCCAGAGGCGATTTCTCAGGCTGGTGGGGCTAAGGTTGGGCTATGGATACCTAGAGGTCTCTACACGCGAAGTGGCATCCCTTCTCCAACTACCCGCTCTTGAAACAAGGCGCTTCTACCATGATGCAATATTCTTGTTCCGCCTCGTTAACTCTACTGTGGACTGTCCTGAGCTGCTGGAGAGGATTTGCTTCCGGGTTCCTGCTGGTACTAGATCCCAATATCTATTTGCTAGATCCTCTGTTTCCTCATCATACTTGGCCAACTCTACGATGCGGAGAATTCAGCTTAATGGAAACCTTCTTCCTAACCACATGGATTTCTTCGCTTCCTCATTCCTAACCTTCAAACGGAATCTCAAGACATTTATCAACCTGCAACACACTGAAACCTCTTAA